From the genome of Ignavibacteriales bacterium, one region includes:
- a CDS encoding response regulator transcription factor yields MPRLLIVEDEPNMRLGLKDNLEFEGYEVDFSDNGEDGLKKILENKFDLVLLDVMLPKLSGFDVCRRAREQKNSTPIILLTAKGEEVDKIVGLELGADDYVTKPFSLRELLARIKAILRRSERPEAINEIVMIGKLEIHFASYNAFEDENSVQLSHKEFELLKYLYERRSQTVSRDDLLKNVWGDVYITSRTIDNFIVKLRQKIELDPNNPKIIITVHGIGYKLIA; encoded by the coding sequence ATGCCTCGCTTACTTATCGTTGAAGATGAACCGAATATGCGTCTTGGTTTGAAAGATAATCTGGAATTCGAAGGCTACGAAGTTGACTTTTCCGATAACGGTGAAGACGGTTTGAAAAAAATTCTTGAAAACAAATTTGATCTTGTATTACTTGACGTGATGCTTCCCAAACTTTCAGGATTTGATGTTTGCAGAAGAGCGCGTGAACAGAAAAATTCTACGCCGATCATCCTTCTTACGGCAAAAGGTGAGGAGGTGGATAAAATAGTCGGACTTGAACTTGGTGCTGACGATTACGTTACAAAACCATTCAGCTTGCGAGAATTACTTGCACGTATCAAGGCAATATTACGACGTTCGGAAAGACCGGAAGCAATAAACGAAATAGTAATGATTGGTAAACTTGAAATCCATTTTGCAAGCTACAATGCATTTGAAGACGAAAACTCCGTGCAATTATCCCACAAAGAATTTGAACTTCTGAAATATTTATATGAACGACGGAGCCAAACCGTCAGCCGTGATGATCTTCTAAAAAATGTTTGGGGAGATGTCTATATAACATCACGTACTATTGATAATTTCATTGTTAAGCTGCGACAAAAAATAGAACTCGATCCCAACAATCCTAAAATAATTATTACCGTCCATGGCATTGGCTACAAATTAATCGCATAG
- a CDS encoding S9 family peptidase produces MNHQKLFLILFLFAIGFVFSLSEISAQNKKLTYKQVYESGGMRGRMGMFGRGELGWVDEDHYLEMKSDPAKTDSKPVLMKTNAADGKSEVYIDNSSVQLPEGFSIDRPLGMTKDYNNYLFFSKNNLYFYSRSENSFKQLTKDDAVEKVAKLSPDGKKVAYVKNNNLYVFDIDSEKETQLTNDGTDLIYNGWASWVYMEEILGRGTAYSAFWWSPKSDKIAFLHTDDNPVPDFPIYHADGVHGELEHQRYPKPGDPNPYVKFGIANIADRKITWADFDEKADQYIAWPTWTKDNKLTVQWMNRAQDNIILYWIDTNSGKKTEIYNEKQKEWVEWFEDIYFFENGSGFLLRSNVDGWDHLYYYDLNGKLIKRLTQGDWQVTDIAYVDEANKKVYFHSPMKNNTDKYLCVVGLDGKGLKQITTTPGTHSASVSPKGKYYIDTYTNITTPFKTELFKMDGKLVRTLSDTKSNQYDDYALAKVELFTIPSGDGYDLPAIWSLPADFDPNKKYAVIFNEYGGPNSPSVRNAFSMGLAQSYLAQHGIISISVDHRGAGHFGKKGVALMYRNLGKWEMHDYIAAAKWLKTKSFIDTTKIGITGGSYGGYVSALAMTKAADYFNYGIAEYGVMDWKLYDNVYTERYMDTPAENPDGYKDGSVLNYVKNYKGMVLITHGTIDDNVHMQNSIQFITELQKQNKDFEMMLYPNFRHGVGMPHATRERVQFWFRYLLGKELDTNKD; encoded by the coding sequence ATGAATCATCAAAAATTATTTTTAATACTTTTCCTTTTTGCTATTGGATTTGTATTCAGTCTTTCCGAGATATCCGCACAAAACAAGAAACTGACTTATAAACAAGTTTATGAAAGCGGCGGTATGCGCGGCAGAATGGGAATGTTCGGTCGTGGTGAATTGGGCTGGGTAGATGAAGATCATTATCTTGAGATGAAATCGGATCCGGCTAAGACGGATTCAAAACCTGTGTTGATGAAAACAAATGCTGCAGACGGTAAATCGGAAGTTTATATTGATAACAGTTCAGTTCAGCTGCCAGAAGGATTTAGTATTGACCGACCTCTTGGAATGACAAAAGATTATAACAATTATCTTTTCTTTTCTAAAAACAATCTTTATTTCTATTCCCGTTCGGAAAATTCATTTAAGCAATTGACCAAAGATGACGCTGTAGAAAAAGTTGCAAAACTATCTCCTGACGGCAAGAAAGTCGCATATGTTAAGAATAATAATTTATATGTATTCGATATTGATTCTGAAAAAGAAACTCAGCTTACAAATGATGGAACCGACCTAATATATAATGGCTGGGCTTCATGGGTATATATGGAAGAGATTTTAGGAAGAGGCACCGCTTATTCCGCTTTCTGGTGGTCTCCCAAAAGTGATAAAATTGCATTCTTACACACCGATGATAATCCAGTGCCCGATTTTCCAATTTATCATGCAGATGGAGTGCATGGTGAATTAGAGCATCAGCGTTATCCAAAACCTGGCGATCCCAATCCTTATGTAAAATTTGGAATTGCTAATATTGCCGATAGAAAAATCACATGGGCAGATTTTGATGAGAAGGCAGATCAATATATTGCATGGCCGACATGGACCAAAGACAACAAACTAACTGTTCAATGGATGAACCGCGCACAGGACAATATTATTCTTTATTGGATTGACACTAATTCTGGAAAGAAGACCGAGATCTATAACGAAAAACAAAAAGAGTGGGTTGAATGGTTTGAAGATATCTACTTCTTTGAAAATGGAAGCGGATTTTTACTGCGGTCAAACGTTGATGGATGGGATCATCTTTACTACTACGATTTAAATGGAAAATTGATTAAGAGATTAACGCAAGGAGACTGGCAGGTAACAGATATCGCTTATGTTGATGAAGCCAATAAAAAAGTTTATTTCCACAGTCCAATGAAAAATAATACAGATAAATATCTCTGTGTTGTTGGTCTTGACGGGAAAGGATTGAAACAAATAACTACAACTCCCGGGACGCATTCAGCATCAGTTTCTCCAAAAGGAAAATATTATATTGATACTTACACCAATATAACTACTCCTTTTAAAACTGAACTTTTTAAGATGGACGGCAAACTTGTTAGAACGCTTAGCGATACTAAAAGCAACCAATATGATGATTACGCACTGGCAAAAGTTGAGCTGTTCACAATTCCTTCCGGCGATGGATATGACCTGCCGGCAATCTGGTCTTTACCTGCCGATTTTGATCCGAATAAAAAATATGCAGTAATTTTTAATGAATACGGCGGACCAAATTCTCCGTCAGTTAGAAATGCCTTTTCAATGGGACTGGCTCAAAGTTATCTTGCTCAACATGGAATAATTTCGATCTCGGTCGATCATCGTGGCGCGGGACATTTTGGGAAAAAAGGAGTTGCTTTGATGTACCGCAATCTAGGTAAATGGGAAATGCATGATTATATAGCAGCAGCGAAATGGTTGAAAACAAAATCATTTATTGATACAACAAAAATTGGAATTACCGGCGGAAGTTATGGCGGTTACGTCAGCGCGCTTGCCATGACTAAAGCAGCGGATTATTTTAACTACGGAATTGCTGAATATGGCGTGATGGATTGGAAGCTTTATGATAACGTATATACGGAACGTTATATGGATACACCGGCAGAAAATCCGGATGGTTACAAAGACGGTTCCGTATTGAATTATGTTAAAAATTACAAAGGCATGGTATTAATTACGCATGGAACAATTGATGATAATGTTCACATGCAAAATTCAATTCAGTTTATCACCGAATTACAAAAACAGAATAAAGATTTCGAAATGATGCTCTATCCCAACTTCCGTCACGGTGTTGGAATGCCGCATGCAACACGTGAACGTGTTCAATTTTGGTTTAGATATTTATTGGGAAAAGAACTAGATACGAATAAAGATTAG
- a CDS encoding aldo/keto reductase, which translates to MEYTFLGRTGLKVSKLCLGTMNFGPYTNESDSFKIMNRALELGINFFDTANVYGAMWDAGGVGNTEKIIGNWLSEDKTRRDKIVLATKVYGNMGSAPNESKLSAYHIRKACEESLKRMKTDHIDLYQMHHIDRSTPWEEIFQAMEQLVKEGKIIYVGSSNFAAWNIAESFYKAEKRNFLGIVSEQSIYSLRNRQIELEVIPACKNFGIGLIPWSPLGGGILCGVLEKGKEGRRLREPLQKSVEKLRPQIEAYENLCKEINLKPADVALAWALNNPVVTSPIVGPRTIDQLNENAAALEIKLTDDIMKKLDVIWPGPGNQAPEAYAW; encoded by the coding sequence ATGGAGTACACATTTTTAGGAAGAACCGGATTAAAAGTTAGCAAACTTTGTCTTGGAACAATGAACTTCGGTCCGTACACAAACGAATCCGATAGTTTTAAAATTATGAATCGTGCTCTTGAACTCGGAATCAATTTTTTTGATACGGCAAATGTATACGGCGCAATGTGGGATGCCGGCGGTGTTGGCAATACAGAAAAGATAATCGGTAATTGGCTTTCGGAAGATAAAACGCGTCGTGATAAGATAGTTCTTGCCACAAAAGTTTATGGCAATATGGGAAGCGCACCCAATGAATCGAAGCTATCCGCCTATCATATCCGAAAAGCTTGCGAAGAGAGCCTGAAAAGAATGAAGACAGATCATATTGACCTTTACCAGATGCATCATATCGACCGGAGTACACCATGGGAAGAAATATTTCAGGCAATGGAACAATTAGTTAAAGAAGGTAAAATTATATATGTCGGCAGCAGCAACTTCGCAGCTTGGAATATTGCCGAATCATTTTACAAAGCAGAAAAAAGAAATTTTCTAGGAATAGTTTCCGAACAAAGCATCTATAGTTTACGCAACCGTCAAATAGAGCTAGAAGTCATTCCGGCGTGCAAAAATTTTGGAATAGGACTTATTCCATGGAGCCCTTTAGGTGGTGGAATTCTTTGCGGTGTATTGGAAAAAGGAAAAGAAGGAAGACGATTAAGAGAGCCGTTACAGAAATCAGTTGAAAAACTTCGTCCGCAGATTGAAGCTTACGAAAATTTGTGTAAGGAGATTAATCTCAAACCGGCGGACGTTGCCCTCGCATGGGCTCTAAACAATCCGGTTGTAACATCCCCAATCGTAGGTCCTCGAACCATAGATCAGCTAAATGAAAATGCGGCAGCACTTGAAATTAAATTAACCGATGACATAATGAAAAAACTGGATGTAATTTGGCCCGGTCCCGGAAATCAAGCGCCTGAGGCATACGCATGGTAA
- a CDS encoding glycosyl hydrolase: protein MKFLRLLLIFSIAISSVIAQNKDEAKEGKKEKDKLNSGTFSGLKFRGIGPAFTSGRIADFAVNPNNHSEYYVATASGGVWKTINNGTTWQALADTVQAYSMGVVVIDPTNSNIVWLGTGENNHQRALGYGCGVYKSSDGGQTWKFMGLKESRQIGGIVVDPKNPNTVYVAAEGSVWGPGGDRGLYKTIDGGKTWSKVLNISENTGVNNVVMDPRDPNVLYATSEQRRRHIYTKIGGGPETAVYKSTDAGTTWEKIMNGLPKSDMGGTGIAISPANPDVVYIIVEAAEGGGFYRSENRGASWQKMSDHFAQGQYYNEIYCDPKNVDKVFSVETVTQYTEDGGKTWKPFGNNDRHVDDHALWIDPTSTDHIMIGGDGGVYETFDMGKNFIYKSNLPVTQFYRVNTDNDLPFYNIYAGTQDNNSFGGPSRSIRGIGVISDDWVVTNGGDGFWTAIDPKNPDIVYAESQYGGMVRFDRKSGEAIDIRPEPAEGEKTFKWYWDTPLILSPHSNTRLYTAAEKVFRSDDRGDSWTEISDDLTTKTDRNTFPVMGKYWSIDADGKDVSTSQFGLIVSLVESAKKENLLYAGTDDGLIQVTEDAKTWHKISDFPGVPTYTLVSDICPSRFDENVVYASFNNHKRDDFKPYLIKSEDKGKTWKSIASNLPANGAVNTIVEDPVNPKLLFVGTEWGVFFTIDSGEKWIQLKAGIPLVKIPDITIQEREKDLVVATFGRGFYVLDDYSPLRTVSKELFEKDAYIFPVKDALMYIPSGGHSAQGSTYFRAPNPDYGATFTYYIKDVAKTMKAERKEKEKPLFKDGKPIPQPSLEVLHEEELEIAPYLIFKITDDAGNVVRKITKSASAGINRVNWDLRYEGTSPVTTEKFEPVAATGAGGRRGGGFGGGGILSMPGKYKVSLYLVAKGQEKELVPPTEFNVVPLNNTTLPAKDRGELVAFQKKAAELARTAYGAQHVAEDLVKRTEAIKQALNNTPSASFALFNRAMDISKNLDNILIAIRGREGRGASAEENPPAPVTLSSRLQTMLFTSMRTTTNLTQNQEVAYKTLHDEIQPIIEQLKKISEVDLKALETEMEKINVPWTPGRMPELKK, encoded by the coding sequence ATGAAATTTTTACGTCTCTTGCTCATCTTTTCAATTGCAATTTCTTCTGTGATTGCGCAAAATAAGGATGAAGCAAAGGAAGGGAAAAAGGAAAAAGACAAACTAAACAGCGGTACATTCAGCGGTTTAAAATTCCGCGGTATTGGTCCCGCTTTTACAAGCGGAAGGATTGCCGACTTTGCGGTTAACCCAAACAATCATAGTGAATATTATGTAGCGACAGCTAGCGGCGGTGTGTGGAAAACAATCAATAACGGAACAACATGGCAGGCGCTTGCAGATACTGTTCAAGCTTATTCAATGGGAGTTGTTGTTATCGATCCGACAAATTCAAATATTGTTTGGCTTGGAACCGGCGAAAATAATCATCAACGTGCGCTTGGTTACGGCTGTGGAGTTTACAAATCATCCGATGGCGGACAAACCTGGAAATTTATGGGTCTAAAGGAATCGCGCCAGATCGGCGGAATTGTTGTTGATCCAAAAAATCCAAATACGGTTTACGTTGCGGCAGAAGGATCTGTTTGGGGACCCGGAGGCGATCGTGGTCTTTATAAAACAATTGACGGCGGAAAAACATGGAGCAAAGTTTTAAACATTAGCGAAAATACAGGCGTTAATAATGTTGTTATGGATCCGCGCGATCCTAATGTTTTATACGCTACATCAGAACAAAGACGCAGACATATCTATACAAAAATCGGCGGCGGTCCTGAAACCGCGGTTTATAAATCAACCGATGCCGGCACTACATGGGAAAAAATTATGAACGGTTTGCCTAAATCCGATATGGGTGGAACCGGAATTGCTATTTCGCCTGCCAATCCCGATGTAGTTTACATTATTGTTGAAGCTGCAGAAGGAGGAGGATTTTACCGTTCTGAAAACCGCGGCGCTTCATGGCAGAAAATGAGCGATCATTTTGCACAAGGGCAATATTATAACGAGATCTATTGCGATCCGAAAAATGTTGATAAAGTTTTTTCTGTGGAAACTGTTACTCAATACACAGAAGACGGAGGCAAAACTTGGAAACCATTTGGCAATAACGACCGCCACGTTGATGACCACGCGTTATGGATCGACCCGACCAGCACAGATCATATAATGATCGGCGGTGACGGCGGCGTTTATGAAACTTTCGATATGGGAAAGAATTTTATTTATAAAAGCAATCTACCTGTTACTCAATTCTACCGTGTGAACACGGATAACGATCTGCCGTTTTATAATATCTATGCAGGAACTCAAGATAATAATAGCTTCGGCGGACCGTCACGTTCAATCCGGGGAATTGGCGTTATAAGTGATGATTGGGTTGTAACAAACGGAGGAGACGGATTCTGGACTGCAATTGATCCTAAGAATCCGGATATCGTTTATGCAGAATCACAATATGGCGGAATGGTTCGTTTTGACCGGAAGAGCGGTGAAGCAATTGACATCAGACCGGAACCTGCCGAAGGTGAAAAAACATTTAAATGGTATTGGGATACTCCGCTCATTCTCAGTCCTCATTCAAACACACGGCTTTACACCGCAGCGGAAAAAGTTTTCAGGAGTGATGACCGGGGTGATTCATGGACAGAAATTAGTGATGACCTTACAACAAAAACAGACCGTAATACATTTCCGGTTATGGGAAAATATTGGAGCATAGATGCCGATGGAAAAGATGTTAGTACTTCTCAATTTGGATTGATTGTTTCTCTAGTTGAATCTGCAAAGAAAGAAAATCTTTTATATGCCGGAACAGATGACGGCTTAATTCAAGTTACGGAAGACGCCAAGACATGGCACAAGATTTCAGATTTTCCCGGCGTTCCAACATATACTTTGGTAAGTGATATTTGTCCTTCCCGTTTTGATGAAAATGTTGTTTACGCTTCTTTCAATAATCACAAACGAGATGATTTTAAACCGTATTTAATTAAGAGTGAAGACAAAGGTAAAACATGGAAATCGATAGCGTCGAATCTTCCTGCTAACGGTGCCGTCAATACAATAGTTGAAGATCCCGTCAATCCGAAATTATTATTTGTCGGAACTGAATGGGGCGTTTTCTTCACAATTGACAGCGGCGAAAAGTGGATTCAATTAAAAGCCGGAATTCCGTTAGTGAAAATCCCCGATATCACAATTCAAGAAAGAGAAAAAGATTTAGTAGTTGCAACATTCGGTCGCGGATTTTATGTACTTGATGATTACTCTCCACTCCGAACCGTTAGCAAAGAATTATTTGAAAAAGACGCTTACATTTTCCCGGTTAAAGATGCTTTGATGTATATCCCTAGCGGTGGACACAGTGCGCAAGGTTCAACTTATTTTAGAGCACCAAATCCGGATTACGGCGCAACCTTTACTTATTACATTAAAGACGTTGCTAAAACAATGAAAGCGGAACGCAAAGAAAAAGAGAAGCCGTTATTCAAAGACGGCAAGCCAATACCTCAACCTTCACTCGAAGTATTACACGAAGAAGAATTAGAAATTGCTCCTTATCTAATTTTCAAGATTACTGATGATGCGGGAAATGTTGTTAGAAAAATAACAAAGTCCGCAAGCGCGGGAATCAATCGTGTTAACTGGGATCTTCGTTATGAAGGAACATCTCCAGTAACAACCGAAAAATTTGAACCGGTTGCTGCGACTGGTGCCGGAGGAAGAAGAGGCGGCGGTTTTGGCGGTGGAGGAATTTTATCCATGCCGGGTAAATACAAAGTATCATTGTATTTAGTTGCGAAGGGTCAAGAGAAAGAACTTGTTCCTCCAACAGAATTCAACGTTGTACCATTGAACAACACAACATTACCCGCAAAAGACAGAGGCGAGTTAGTTGCATTTCAGAAGAAAGCGGCTGAACTTGCACGCACTGCATACGGCGCTCAACATGTTGCAGAAGATCTTGTTAAGAGAACTGAAGCTATCAAACAAGCATTGAACAATACTCCTTCTGCGTCATTTGCTTTATTTAACAGGGCAATGGATATTTCCAAAAACCTGGATAATATTTTAATTGCAATCCGTGGAAGAGAAGGACGCGGAGCCAGTGCCGAAGAAAATCCGCCGGCACCAGTTACTTTGAGTTCAAGACTGCAGACAATGCTTTTCACTTCAATGAGAACAACTACAAATCTCACACAGAATCAAGAAGTTGCTTACAAAACTTTGCATGATGAGATTCAACCGATTATTGAACAGTTGAAAAAAATCAGCGAAGTTGATTTGAAAGCACTCGAAACCGAAATGGAAAAAATTAACGTACCTTGGACACCGGGCAGAATGCCGGAGTTGAAAAAGTAG
- a CDS encoding nuclear transport factor 2 family protein: protein MKKYFLLAILISVMSLKAQILSDIDRTAILNVLEQQRICWNNGDLAGYMRGYWKSDSTRFIGKSGINYGWNATFESYKKGYPNKEVMGTLIFKVISLESLNKNSVFMIGKWDLDRKEKAGGYFTLIWKKINGEWFITTDHSS, encoded by the coding sequence ATGAAAAAATATTTTCTATTAGCCATACTTATTTCGGTTATGTCATTAAAAGCACAAATTCTTTCCGATATTGATAGAACCGCTATCTTAAATGTTCTTGAACAACAGCGCATTTGCTGGAATAACGGAGACTTAGCCGGATATATGAGAGGTTATTGGAAATCCGATTCAACCAGATTTATTGGAAAAAGCGGAATTAATTACGGATGGAACGCCACATTCGAATCTTATAAAAAAGGTTATCCGAACAAAGAAGTAATGGGCACACTAATATTTAAAGTGATTTCCCTTGAATCATTGAACAAAAACAGCGTTTTCATGATAGGGAAGTGGGATCTCGATCGAAAAGAAAAAGCCGGGGGATATTTCACCCTTATCTGGAAAAAAATCAACGGCGAGTGGTTCATCACAACCGATCATTCGTCCTAA
- a CDS encoding thioredoxin family protein: MQTDLFTSAEFNSFISSNKAAAIYFSTPDCNVCKVLKPKLIEMLVQNFPLMNFAYVNCEEAKELAAQQNIFSVPTILFFFEGKEFIRKARYVNLDELKNELDRIYSMIF; the protein is encoded by the coding sequence ATGCAGACTGATCTTTTCACTTCCGCCGAATTCAATTCATTCATTTCATCTAATAAAGCGGCGGCAATTTATTTCAGCACACCGGACTGCAACGTGTGTAAAGTTCTTAAGCCGAAACTGATTGAAATGCTGGTTCAAAATTTTCCTTTAATGAATTTCGCGTATGTAAATTGCGAAGAGGCAAAAGAGCTGGCAGCTCAACAAAATATCTTTTCCGTTCCAACAATTTTATTCTTCTTTGAAGGAAAAGAATTTATACGGAAAGCGCGTTATGTGAATCTGGATGAACTGAAGAATGAACTCGATAGAATTTACTCGATGATCTTTTAA
- a CDS encoding HEAT repeat domain-containing protein: MKSTNNTFIKKAVLTVLTVLVLASVTMGQSTKSANPLFKENAIKNLIVGIQSENNGLRESAIYLAGKYEITEVVETLVDQFKRETDPKMRVLIALALYKIGDEKGMDAIYAAAVNDSDSKVKRICNAIVNEYNTSKTVVTLHAGQ, encoded by the coding sequence ATGAAAAGTACAAACAACACATTCATTAAAAAAGCCGTATTAACTGTATTGACGGTTCTGGTTCTTGCATCGGTAACCATGGGGCAGAGTACAAAAAGTGCTAATCCATTGTTCAAAGAAAATGCAATTAAAAATTTGATTGTCGGTATCCAATCGGAAAATAACGGTCTGAGAGAAAGCGCTATCTACCTTGCAGGGAAATACGAAATTACAGAAGTAGTCGAAACTTTAGTTGATCAATTCAAGAGAGAAACGGATCCAAAAATGCGTGTTCTGATTGCATTGGCTCTTTACAAAATTGGTGACGAAAAAGGAATGGACGCCATTTATGCTGCAGCGGTAAATGACAGCGATTCAAAAGTAAAAAGAATTTGCAATGCAATTGTTAACGAATACAATACAAGTAAGACCGTGGTTACTCTGCATGCCGGTCAGTAG
- a CDS encoding ATP-binding protein: MVKPIKKIGLFLILIIGLPIIFFAFREIISLNANEKIIGDIYKNQLESILFSVNQYSEDIVRSWTTKIQAAVDQSDGSKLKMSNRLKRFFDDNSPVVYIFLSDSTLIKNGLLNRSSFKENDTTVQAILKQNLQIISRLYRYRASNFFKIEPLQKGSDDETQLLIFILSDGRLCGLAINKLNFVTQNLASKIQSAARSEFTFVVFDSVKNRNIYSIDYSSDQKIQRSNNLWLIPNYSLGIALKGTTIESLARNRTYTNLVMIVALSVLMLIVAWFGYRNIKHEVELAQIKSDFVSNVSHELRTPLALINMFAETLSMGRITTEEKRNEYYGIIQQETERLSRIVNKILTFSKIEAGKWQFNFSKTDLNLIAGKIYDNYKFHLQQKGFEFLFEPAGSSIEINLDPEALSESVINLLDNAIKYSNNNKRVILRTGLVGAKAFIEVEDSGVGISNEEQKKIFDKFYRAGNVDLHNTKGTGLGLTLVKHMVDAHKGEIKLKSEIGKGSSFRLIFPIDQTK, from the coding sequence ATGGTCAAACCTATAAAAAAAATCGGTCTCTTTCTAATATTAATTATTGGTCTTCCAATTATTTTTTTCGCGTTTAGAGAAATTATTTCGTTAAATGCGAACGAAAAAATCATAGGAGATATCTATAAAAATCAGCTTGAATCGATTTTGTTCTCCGTAAATCAATATTCGGAAGACATAGTTCGAAGTTGGACTACAAAAATTCAAGCTGCCGTTGATCAAAGCGACGGATCTAAACTTAAGATGTCAAATCGTTTAAAACGATTTTTTGATGACAACTCCCCGGTGGTATATATATTTCTTTCCGACAGTACATTAATAAAAAACGGTTTGTTGAATCGATCATCCTTTAAAGAAAACGATACAACGGTTCAAGCTATACTAAAACAAAATCTGCAAATAATTTCCCGTCTTTACCGCTATAGAGCAAGCAATTTTTTTAAGATTGAACCTCTTCAAAAAGGATCAGATGATGAAACTCAATTGTTAATTTTCATTCTTAGCGACGGAAGATTATGCGGGCTGGCAATAAATAAACTGAATTTTGTGACGCAGAACCTTGCGTCAAAAATTCAGAGTGCGGCAAGGAGTGAATTTACTTTCGTAGTTTTTGATTCGGTAAAAAACAGAAATATTTACTCGATCGATTATTCTTCCGATCAAAAAATTCAGAGAAGCAATAACCTTTGGCTCATTCCAAATTATTCGCTTGGAATAGCACTGAAAGGAACGACCATTGAAAGTCTGGCACGGAATAGAACATACACAAATTTAGTTATGATTGTTGCTCTATCCGTTCTAATGCTGATTGTTGCCTGGTTCGGTTATAGAAACATCAAACATGAAGTTGAGTTGGCGCAGATTAAAAGTGATTTTGTTTCAAATGTTTCTCATGAATTGCGAACACCGCTTGCGCTAATCAACATGTTTGCAGAAACACTCTCTATGGGACGAATAACAACAGAAGAGAAACGGAACGAATATTACGGTATCATACAACAAGAAACGGAAAGATTAAGTAGAATAGTTAACAAGATTTTAACTTTCTCCAAAATTGAAGCGGGTAAATGGCAATTTAATTTCTCTAAAACAGATTTAAATCTAATCGCCGGGAAAATTTACGACAATTACAAATTTCATTTACAACAGAAAGGTTTTGAGTTTCTATTTGAACCTGCCGGCAGCAGTATAGAGATCAATCTCGACCCCGAAGCTCTTTCTGAATCTGTTATTAATTTGTTAGACAACGCAATAAAATATAGCAACAATAATAAACGCGTTATATTAAGAACCGGACTTGTAGGCGCCAAAGCATTTATTGAAGTCGAAGATTCGGGCGTCGGTATTTCGAATGAGGAGCAGAAAAAAATATTTGATAAATTTTACCGCGCAGGCAATGTAGATCTACATAATACAAAGGGGACAGGACTTGGGCTTACACTTGTTAAACATATGGTTGACGCCCACAAGGGTGAAATAAAATTAAAAAGTGAAATAGGAAAGGGAAGCTCATTCAGATTAATCTTCCCGATAGATCAGACAAAATAG